The Virgibacillus phasianinus genome includes a window with the following:
- a CDS encoding VanZ family protein: MSYLLLVLWIVGIFIGTCTNNVYDLFANGKIEFVFVPDPNWNNAFNFYPMAEVNAVESVGHFFMFFILAALLVLALQKIMWAGAIAVSFGILTEIVQVYFTRGADLYDLLADSLGVLTLLFICMLARWITPENYHKESQAS; encoded by the coding sequence ATGTCATATTTGCTGTTGGTATTATGGATAGTTGGAATATTCATTGGAACTTGTACAAATAATGTTTATGATTTGTTTGCGAATGGGAAGATTGAATTTGTTTTTGTTCCTGATCCCAATTGGAATAATGCATTCAATTTTTATCCAATGGCTGAAGTTAATGCAGTTGAGTCGGTCGGACACTTTTTTATGTTTTTTATTTTAGCAGCACTTCTTGTTCTAGCTTTGCAAAAGATCATGTGGGCCGGTGCCATCGCTGTATCCTTTGGTATTCTGACTGAAATCGTACAGGTGTATTTCACGCGGGGTGCGGATTTATACGACCTGCTGGCAGATTCCCTTGGTGTTCTTACACTGCTATTCATTTGTATGCTGGCAAGATGGATAACTCCAGAAAATTATCATAAGGAAAGTCAGGCTAGCTGA
- a CDS encoding MIP/aquaporin family protein produces the protein MSEFLAELIGTMILIIFGAGVVGGVVLKKSKAEGSDWVVVTIGWGLAVTMGVYAVGSFTGAHINPAVTLGFAAAGEFPWSKVPMYISAQILGAIIGACIVFLAYLPHWSATKDKAAKLGVFSTDPAIYSPFSNLLTEIIGTFVLVMGLMFIGANEITEGLNPLIVGALIVAIGMSLGGPTGYAINPARDLGPRIAHAILPIPGKGGSNWKYAWVPVLGPVLGGIYGALFYNAIFLSDFSVAFWILSVIMAIIAVTATRNELKKNHNPEEIDEPIEN, from the coding sequence ATGTCAGAGTTTTTAGCCGAATTAATTGGTACAATGATACTAATCATTTTCGGGGCAGGTGTTGTTGGAGGGGTAGTATTAAAAAAGTCAAAAGCGGAGGGTTCCGATTGGGTAGTTGTTACGATAGGATGGGGTCTTGCTGTTACAATGGGGGTCTATGCAGTTGGTAGTTTTACCGGTGCACATATCAACCCTGCGGTAACACTAGGTTTTGCCGCTGCTGGTGAATTTCCATGGTCTAAGGTTCCCATGTACATCAGCGCACAAATCCTTGGAGCAATAATTGGTGCCTGTATTGTCTTCTTGGCATACTTACCACACTGGAGTGCGACAAAAGATAAGGCGGCTAAATTAGGAGTATTTTCTACCGATCCGGCCATTTACAGTCCATTTTCAAACTTACTGACGGAAATCATCGGTACATTTGTTCTTGTGATGGGGCTGATGTTTATCGGAGCGAACGAAATCACAGAAGGTTTAAATCCACTAATTGTGGGCGCCTTAATTGTGGCAATCGGTATGTCTCTAGGTGGTCCAACCGGATATGCAATTAATCCAGCTCGTGACCTTGGCCCAAGAATTGCTCATGCAATTTTGCCAATACCGGGTAAAGGTGGATCAAATTGGAAGTATGCTTGGGTACCAGTTCTTGGCCCTGTATTAGGCGGTATTTATGGCGCATTATTTTATAACGCGATATTTTTAAGTGACTTTTCAGTAGCTTTCTGGATTTTAAGTGTCATAATGGCAATAATTGCAGTTACTGCAACAAGAAATGAACTTAAGAAAAATCATAATCCAGAAGAAATCGATGAACCAATCGAAAATTAA
- the glpK gene encoding glycerol kinase GlpK, with protein MSKQFILSIDQGTTSSRAILFNEAGEIVETAQKEFEQFFPKPGWVEHDANEIWTSVLACIAEVLRKADIEASQIAGIGITNQRETAVVWDKHTGKPIYKAIVWQSRQTEGICKELREQGYNDLFREKTGLLLDPYFSGTKVKWILDNVEGAREKAENGDLLFGTMDTWLVHKLTGGKKHVTEYSNASRTLMFNIYDLKWDDELLDILTIPKSMLPEVHQSSEVYGNTVDYHFFGQEVPIAGIAGDQQAALFGQACFEKGMAKNTYGTGGFMLMNTGEKGVVSENGLLTTLAWGVDGKVEYALEGSIFVSGSAIQWLRDGLKLIDNAPESEDYALRVDSTDGVYVVPAFVGLGTPYWDSDARGAVFGLTRGTKKEHFIRATLESLTYQTKDVLDAMISDSGIDLKTLRVDGGAVKNNFLMQFQSDILDVPVERPVVQETTALGAAYLAGLAVGYWKSKDEIADQWKNERTFENELDDEKRNELYAGWKKAVEATRVFK; from the coding sequence ATGAGTAAGCAATTTATATTATCAATTGATCAGGGAACAACCAGTTCACGGGCAATTCTTTTTAATGAGGCAGGGGAAATTGTAGAAACTGCACAAAAAGAATTTGAACAATTTTTTCCGAAGCCTGGTTGGGTGGAACATGACGCGAACGAAATTTGGACGTCTGTTTTAGCATGTATAGCTGAGGTATTGCGTAAAGCTGATATAGAAGCAAGTCAAATTGCTGGAATTGGTATTACGAACCAGCGTGAAACGGCGGTTGTCTGGGATAAACATACAGGCAAGCCAATTTATAAAGCAATTGTCTGGCAGTCCCGCCAAACGGAAGGTATTTGTAAAGAGCTTCGTGAACAGGGATATAATGATCTGTTCAGAGAAAAAACAGGATTATTATTAGATCCATATTTCTCCGGTACAAAAGTTAAATGGATTCTTGACAATGTTGAGGGTGCAAGAGAAAAAGCAGAGAATGGTGATTTATTATTTGGCACAATGGACACATGGCTTGTCCATAAACTAACAGGTGGAAAGAAGCATGTTACGGAATATTCAAACGCCTCAAGAACACTGATGTTTAATATTTATGATTTAAAATGGGATGACGAATTACTAGACATCCTAACCATTCCAAAAAGCATGCTGCCAGAAGTGCACCAGTCTTCTGAAGTATATGGCAATACCGTTGATTATCATTTCTTCGGTCAAGAGGTTCCAATTGCCGGAATTGCCGGTGACCAACAGGCAGCATTGTTTGGGCAGGCATGTTTTGAAAAAGGCATGGCCAAAAATACGTATGGCACAGGCGGTTTCATGTTAATGAACACAGGCGAAAAAGGTGTGGTATCCGAGAATGGATTGCTAACCACGTTAGCCTGGGGTGTTGACGGAAAAGTCGAGTATGCGCTTGAAGGAAGTATCTTTGTTTCAGGTTCAGCAATACAATGGCTTCGCGATGGATTAAAACTTATTGATAATGCACCAGAAAGTGAAGATTATGCACTAAGGGTGGATTCCACTGACGGTGTGTATGTTGTTCCAGCATTTGTTGGGTTAGGTACACCGTATTGGGATAGTGATGCGCGTGGCGCGGTATTTGGTCTAACGCGTGGTACTAAAAAAGAACATTTCATTCGGGCTACATTGGAATCACTTACCTATCAGACTAAGGATGTGCTTGATGCCATGATTTCTGATTCAGGTATTGATTTAAAGACATTGCGTGTTGACGGTGGAGCAGTTAAAAATAATTTCCTTATGCAATTCCAAAGTGACATTCTTGATGTTCCAGTTGAACGGCCAGTTGTTCAGGAAACGACTGCACTTGGAGCGGCATATTTAGCAGGTCTTGCAGTAGGGTATTGGAAAAGCAAGGATGAGATTGCTGACCAATGGAAAAATGAACGTACGTTTGAAAATGAACTGGATGATGAAAAAAGAAATGAGCTCTACGCTGGATGGAAGAAAGCTGTTGAAGCCACTAGAGTGTTTAAATAA
- the dhaK gene encoding dihydroxyacetone kinase subunit DhaK, with protein sequence MKKIINDPDKVVQDMIKGFVAAYPNDVKQLPNTTGIVRKEAPFSNKVGLVSGGGSGHEPAHAGYVGQGLLDAAVAGEVFTSPTPDQLIEAIKAVDGGAGVFLIIKNYTGDILNFEMAAELAEAEGIEVDKVVVNDDVAVEDSSFTSGRRGIAGTVFVHKIAGAKAEQGASLQDVKQTAQKVVANVRSMGVALSSCTVPAAGKPSFELADDEMEIGIGIHGEPGIERKQIGSADDIAAELTKKILEDNKLTKNDDVAVMVNGLGSTPEMELYIVNGKVQELLAEKGINVYKTFVGEYMTSLEMAGCSVTFLKLDHELKELLDAESNAPAFRAK encoded by the coding sequence ATGAAAAAAATTATTAATGATCCAGACAAGGTTGTTCAGGATATGATTAAGGGATTTGTTGCCGCATACCCAAACGATGTGAAGCAATTGCCGAACACAACTGGAATAGTTCGGAAGGAAGCACCTTTTTCAAACAAGGTTGGATTAGTTAGCGGCGGCGGAAGCGGGCATGAACCTGCACATGCCGGATATGTTGGACAGGGGTTACTAGATGCAGCCGTTGCAGGTGAAGTATTTACCTCACCAACACCAGATCAGTTGATTGAAGCGATAAAAGCTGTTGATGGAGGTGCTGGTGTATTTTTAATCATTAAAAACTATACTGGAGATATCCTGAATTTTGAAATGGCTGCTGAACTGGCAGAAGCTGAAGGAATTGAAGTTGATAAGGTTGTTGTTAATGATGATGTCGCCGTTGAGGACAGTTCATTTACATCAGGAAGAAGGGGGATTGCCGGGACAGTTTTTGTTCATAAAATTGCCGGAGCAAAAGCAGAACAAGGCGCTTCTTTACAGGATGTAAAACAAACTGCACAAAAGGTAGTGGCAAATGTTCGGTCCATGGGTGTGGCGTTAAGCTCATGCACAGTACCGGCAGCAGGGAAGCCAAGCTTTGAACTTGCAGATGATGAAATGGAAATTGGAATTGGCATACATGGTGAACCTGGAATTGAACGGAAGCAAATTGGCAGCGCAGATGACATTGCTGCTGAACTAACTAAAAAGATTCTGGAGGATAATAAGCTTACGAAGAATGATGATGTAGCTGTAATGGTCAATGGCTTAGGCTCTACACCGGAGATGGAACTCTACATTGTCAACGGAAAAGTGCAGGAACTGCTGGCGGAAAAAGGGATTAACGTTTATAAAACATTTGTCGGGGAATACATGACATCACTGGAAATGGCTGGCTGTTCCGTTACATTCTTAAAATTGGATCATGAATTAAAAGAGCTGCTAGACGCAGAATCAAATGCCCCAGCATTTCGAGCCAAGTAA
- the dhaL gene encoding dihydroxyacetone kinase subunit DhaL — translation MDKTNTKIQENKEYLTTLDQAIGDGDHGINISRGFQEVMNKVSGQAYEHVADVMKDVAMTLMSKVGGAAGPLYGTAFLKLSMTFKGQDVDYALFSQGIEDALNGVKQRGKSDTGEKTLVDVWSAVSERLKQEEKFDGSVLEETARTAMENTKDTLATKGRAAYLKERSIGHLDPGSVSSFYLFEAFAEVINEGE, via the coding sequence ATGGACAAAACTAATACAAAAATACAAGAAAATAAAGAATATCTGACTACACTGGACCAGGCGATCGGTGATGGTGACCATGGAATCAATATATCCCGTGGTTTCCAAGAGGTAATGAACAAAGTTTCAGGTCAGGCGTATGAGCATGTTGCCGATGTTATGAAGGATGTAGCGATGACGTTGATGTCAAAGGTCGGTGGTGCAGCCGGCCCGTTATACGGGACAGCTTTTCTGAAACTATCCATGACCTTCAAGGGCCAGGACGTGGATTATGCTTTATTTTCACAGGGAATTGAAGATGCGCTTAATGGTGTTAAGCAAAGAGGAAAGAGCGATACCGGTGAGAAAACGCTTGTTGATGTCTGGTCTGCTGTCTCTGAACGACTTAAACAAGAAGAAAAGTTTGATGGTTCAGTATTAGAAGAAACTGCCAGGACTGCTATGGAAAATACCAAAGATACACTTGCTACAAAGGGTCGGGCAGCCTATTTGAAAGAGCGCTCGATTGGACATTTGGATCCTGGTTCCGTCTCTTCGTTTTACCTTTTCGAAGCATTCGCTGAAGTAATCAATGAAGGAGAGTGA
- the dhaM gene encoding dihydroxyacetone kinase phosphoryl donor subunit DhaM translates to MSTVGLVLISHSPKIVEGVKDIISQVVQNVSIELAGGTDDGQIGTSIEKIQAAIEQAKGEKGVLLIYDIGSAKMNAELAIEMSGLDSIEIAEVPLVEGAYVAAVESGMNKTLEEVKASVEKGF, encoded by the coding sequence ATGTCTACTGTTGGATTGGTATTGATATCCCATAGTCCTAAAATTGTTGAGGGTGTTAAGGACATAATTAGTCAAGTCGTACAGAATGTGTCAATTGAATTAGCAGGCGGAACTGATGACGGTCAAATTGGTACAAGTATTGAAAAAATTCAAGCTGCTATTGAGCAAGCTAAGGGAGAGAAGGGCGTTCTGCTAATTTATGATATTGGCAGTGCCAAAATGAATGCAGAATTAGCAATCGAAATGTCTGGACTGGATTCGATTGAAATTGCTGAAGTTCCACTAGTGGAAGGTGCGTATGTGGCGGCGGTTGAATCAGGAATGAATAAGACACTTGAAGAGGTAAAAGCGAGTGTTGAAAAAGGTTTTTAA
- a CDS encoding Cof-type HAD-IIB family hydrolase encodes MTYQTLFLDIDGTILRPDHTIMDSTKDAVKQVKEQGVEVFVATGRPLHEVYDLAKELNINSYIGYNGAFAIYQKETVVDEPMKTSTIDYFLETTAKHNHEIVVYTSGRNYYSAPDSDATKAFINSFHLKENAQIKPDIKNEILSMTLIDIDDEDLALYSVDKNLYLSPVNVGGIRNCYDVIRKNVNKGEAIKTILQKLNYSKEGAIAFGDGMNDKEMLQEVGEGFAMGNAHPDLFAYAKNRTTTVSDSGIFNGLKKLGLVE; translated from the coding sequence ATGACATATCAAACACTATTTTTGGATATCGATGGTACTATTTTAAGGCCTGATCATACGATTATGGACTCTACAAAAGACGCTGTTAAGCAGGTCAAAGAACAAGGCGTGGAAGTTTTCGTAGCAACAGGGCGTCCTCTTCACGAAGTTTATGACTTGGCAAAGGAACTCAATATTAATTCCTATATTGGATATAACGGTGCATTCGCCATTTATCAAAAGGAAACAGTGGTAGATGAACCAATGAAAACAAGTACAATTGATTATTTCCTTGAAACAACTGCTAAACACAATCATGAAATTGTCGTTTATACCAGTGGGAGAAATTATTATTCAGCACCAGATTCAGATGCTACTAAGGCTTTTATCAATTCTTTTCACCTAAAAGAAAATGCACAAATAAAGCCGGACATAAAAAACGAAATTCTAAGTATGACATTGATTGATATCGATGATGAGGACCTTGCTCTTTATTCTGTTGATAAAAATCTGTATCTTTCACCGGTTAATGTTGGCGGCATTAGGAACTGCTATGATGTTATTCGAAAAAATGTAAATAAAGGGGAAGCAATCAAAACCATTCTTCAAAAACTAAACTATTCAAAAGAAGGTGCGATTGCATTTGGCGACGGTATGAACGACAAGGAAATGCTACAGGAGGTTGGAGAAGGATTTGCAATGGGAAATGCCCACCCCGACTTGTTTGCATATGCTAAGAACCGAACAACTACTGTATCTGATTCAGGCATTTTTAATGGTCTAAAAAAGCTTGGGTTAGTGGAATAA